A DNA window from Helianthus annuus cultivar XRQ/B chromosome 15, HanXRQr2.0-SUNRISE, whole genome shotgun sequence contains the following coding sequences:
- the LOC110911763 gene encoding BES1/BZR1 homolog protein 4 isoform X2 — translation MTSGTRLPTWKERENNKRRERRRRAIAAKIFAGLRVYGNYKLPKHCDNNEVLKALCNEAGWIVEEDGTTYRKGCKPVTRVEVTGGSASASPNTSYSLNPSSLSFPSSISSLYSANGNPDPNSLIPWLKNLSSGSSPSSNFPHHLYTPGGSISAPVTPPLASPTCQTPRMNDMDPAWVPQHYPFLPSSTPQSPGRQTPTGSGWLSGVQTPQEGPSSPTFSLVASNPFGFKEALSGTGSRMWTPGQSGTCSPAITAGVDQTADVPMSDAVSSEFAFGSHMKGLVKPWEGERIHEECVSDDLELTLGNPSTR, via the exons ATGACGTCGGGAACACGGTTGCCGACTTGGAAGGAGAGAGAGAACAACAAGCGTAGAGAGAGACGACGGCGTGCAATCGCCGCTAAAATATTCGCCGGACTTAGAGTTTATGGAAACTACAAGCTTCCGAAGCACTGTGACAACAACGAGGTGTTGAAAGCCCTATGTAATGAAGCCGGCTGGATTGTTGAAGAAGACGGAACGACTTATCGTAAG GGCTGTAAACCTGTTACACGCGTGGAGGTTACAGGTGGATCGGCATCGGCCAGTCCAAATACTTCTTACAGTTTGAACCCCAGTTCATTATCTTTTCCAAGCTCCATCTCATCTCTCTATTCCGCTAATGGCAACCCGGACCCTAATTCTCTTATACCATGGCTAAAAAACCTTTCATCCGGTTCTTCTCCTTCATCCAATTTTCCTCACCATCTTTACACACCCGGTGGTTCAATAAGTGCTCCCGTCACTCCTCCATTAGCTTCACCTACTTGTCAGACACCGCGAATGAACGACATGGACCCCGCCTGGGTCCCACAACACTACCCGTTTTTACCGTCTTCAACCCCTCAAAGTCCAGGCCGTCAAACACCAACTGGTTCAGGATGGCTATCCGGGGTCCAAACGCCCCAAGAAGGACCATCGTCGCCCACGTTTAGTCTTGTCGCATCAAACCCGTTTGGTTTCAAGGAAGCACTTTCGGGTACTGGCTCACGAATGTGGACCCCGGGGCAAAGCGGGACTTGCTCACCTGCCATTACGGCTGGAGTTGACCAGACAGCAGATGTTCCTATGTCTGATGCGGTTTCATCTGAGTTTGCTTTTGGTAGTCATATGAAAGGTCTGGTGAAACCATGGGAAGGTGAAAGGATACATGAAGAATGTGTTTCGGATGATCTTGAGCTCACCCTTGGGAACCCTAGCACTAGGTAA
- the LOC110911763 gene encoding BES1/BZR1 homolog protein 4 isoform X1, translating into MTSGTRLPTWKERENNKRRERRRRAIAAKIFAGLRVYGNYKLPKHCDNNEVLKALCNEAGWIVEEDGTTYRKGCKPVTRVEVTGGSASASPNTSYSLNPSSLSFPSSISSLYSANGNPDPNSLIPWLKNLSSGSSPSSNFPHHLYTPGGSISAPVTPPLASPTCQTPRMNDMDPAWVPQHYPFLPSSTPQSPGRQTPTGSGWLSGVQTPQEGPSSPTFSLVASNPFGFKEALSGTGSRMWTPGQSGTCSPAITAGVDQTADVPMSDAVSSEFAFGSHMKGLVKPWEGERIHEECVSDDLELTLGNPSTR; encoded by the exons ATGACGTCGGGAACACGGTTGCCGACTTGGAAGGAGAGAGAGAACAACAAGCGTAGAGAGAGACGACGGCGTGCAATCGCCGCTAAAATATTCGCCGGACTTAGAGTTTATGGAAACTACAAGCTTCCGAAGCACTGTGACAACAACGAGGTGTTGAAAGCCCTATGTAATGAAGCCGGCTGGATTGTTGAAGAAGACGGAACGACTTATCGTAAG GGCTGTAAACCTGTTACACGCGTGGAGGTTACAGGTGGATCGGCATCGGCCAGTCCAAATACTTCTTACAGTTTGAACCCCAGTTCATTATCTTTTCCAAGCTCCATCTCATCTCTCTATTCCGCTAATGGCAACCCGGACCCTAATTCTCTTATACCATGGCTAAAAAACCTTTCATCCGGTTCTTCTCCTTCATCCAATTTTCCTCACCATCTTTACACACCCGGTGGTTCAATAAGTGCTCCCGTCACTCCTCCATTAGCTTCACCTACTTGTCAGACACCGCGAATGAACGACATGGACCCCGCCTGGGTCCCACAACACTACCCGTTTTTACCGTCTTCAACCCCTCAAAGTCCAGGCCGTCAAACACCAACTGGTTCAGGATGGCTATCCGGGGTCCAAACGCCCCAAGAAGGACCATCGTCGCCCACGTTTAGTCTTGTCGCATCAAACCCGTTTGGTTTCAAGGAAGCACTTTCGGGTACTGGCTCACGAATGTGGACCCCGGGGCAAAGCGGGACTTGCTCACCTGCCATTACGGCTGGAGTTGACCAGACAGCAGATGTTCCTATGTCTGATGCGGTTTCATCTGAGTTTGCTTTTGGTAGTCATATGAAAGGTCTGGTGAAACCATGGGAAGGTGAAAGGATACATGAAGAATGTGTTTCGGATGATCTTGAGCTCACCCTTGGGAACCCTAGCACTAG ATGA